One stretch of Mycteria americana isolate JAX WOST 10 ecotype Jacksonville Zoo and Gardens chromosome 16, USCA_MyAme_1.0, whole genome shotgun sequence DNA includes these proteins:
- the CRLF3 gene encoding cytokine receptor-like factor 3 — protein sequence MEADAEAEARLLLQEARESIEAARSYRRELEQRLRGLHQARKQIRESATLTRDVLEQHFNDLKGTLKKLLDERLMSLLQEVDAIEQESIKPLDECQKLIEHGVSTADDLLREGESAVHGDVGQQNEKLCSFTKKALHIQLDSLPEVPSLVDVPCLSAQLDDCLLTILKDQIFRHGTVASRPPVQLEEFVEKPGGILVRWCKVDDDFIPQDYRLQYRKSTASHFEDVYVGSETEFIVLHIDPNVDYQFRVCARGDGRQEWSPWSVPQIGRTTLVPHEWTTGLEGYSLSSRRNIALRNDSQSCGVLYSKAPTYFCGQTLTFRIETVGQPDRRDSLGVCVEQQNGYDSLQRDKAVCISTNGAVFVNGKEMTNQLPAVTSGSTVTFDMEVVQFGPSSNEGGNFKLRVTISSNNREVVFDWVLDQCCVSLYFGCSFSYPGWKVLVF from the exons ATCAGAGAAAGTGCAACGTTGACCAGAGATGTACTTGAGCAACATTTTAATGATTTGAAAGGGACCCTAAAGAAGCTGTTGGATGAGCGACTGATGTCACTGCTGCAGGAAGTGGATGCTATAGAACAAGAGAGCATCAAACCCTTGGATGAATGCCAGAAGCTAATAGAGCATGGAGTCAGTACAGCTGATGATCTGCTCCGGGAAG GAGAGAGTGCAGTCCATGGAGATGTGGGACAACAGAATGAGAAACTGTGCAGCTTTACAAAAAAAGCTTTACATATTCAGCTAGATAG CTTACCAGAAGTGCCCTCCTTGGTTGACGTGCCTTGTCTATCTGCCCAGTTGGATGACTGCCTTCTCACTATATTGAAAGATCAAATATTCAGACATGGAACTGTGGCATCTCGCCCACCTGTACAGCTAGAGGAATTCGTTGAGAAGCCTGGAGGCATTTTAGTCCGATGGTGTAAG GTGGATGATGACTTCATACCACAAGATTACAGACTGCAATATCGTAAGAGTACTGCCAGTCACTTTGAAGATGTATATGTCGGCTCAGAGACAGAGTTCATAGTGCTGCATATTGATCCTAATGTTGATTACCAGTTCAGAGTCTGTGCCCGAGGAGATGGACGGCAAGAGTGGAGTCCATGGAGCGTTCCTCAAATCGGCCGTACCACGCTAGTTCCCCATG aatgGACAACTGGTTTGGAGGGTTACAGCTTGAGCAGTCGAAGAAACATAGCACTTCGAAATGATTCTCAGTCATGCGGTGTGCTCTACTCCAAAGCTCCTACTTATTTCTGTGGGCAAACATTAACATTCAG AATTGAAACTGTGGGACAGCCAGACAGACGAGACAGCCTAGGAGTGTGTGTGGAGCAGCAGAACGGCTATGATTCTTTGCAGCGGGATAAAGCTGTGTGCATTAGCACAAATG GGGCAGTATTTGTAAATGGAAAAGAGATGACAAACCAACTGCCTGCTGTTACTTCTGGATCGACTGTGACGTTTGATATGGAAGTTGTGCAGTTTGGGCCTTCCAGCAACGAGGGAGGAAACTTCAAGCTTAGAGTAACCATTAGCTCTAACAACAGAGAAGTGGTCTTTGACTGGGTACTTGATCAATGCTGCGTCTCTTTGTATTTTGGATGTTCATTTTCATACCCAGGCTGGAAAGTTTTGGTGTTTTAG